Proteins from a single region of Pseudomonas quebecensis:
- a CDS encoding glucose/quinate/shikimate family membrane-bound PQQ-dependent dehydrogenase codes for MSTDGASSPSRLLPRLLGVLLLIMGLALLAGGIKLTTLGGSLYYLLAGIGITLTGVLLLATRRAALGLYALVLFASTVWALWEVGLDWWQLVPRLALLFALGIVMLLPWVRRPLLRGQPAPLGTGALSVAVVLAGATALASQFTNPGEMVKTGELDRDAVPGMASAAPAQADGDWNSYGRSAFGDRYSPLAQITPENAHKLVPAWTYRTGDIPGPNDPGETTAENTPLKVNGMLYVCTPHSQVIALDPDTGKEIWRFDPKISSQGAENFKGWAHMTCRGVSYHDDAAYASEQSPTGSASPAAAPNACPKRIFVPTADTRLIALNADTGKMCEDFGDKGQVDLRANIGSFAPGGYYSTSPPAVTKNLVVIGGHVTDNVSVDEPSGVIRAFDVHTGKLVWNWDSGNPDDTTPLAEGKTYTRNSPNMWSMFAVDEKLGMLYLPMGNQMPDQYGGDRTDDSEKYAAGLTALDIDTGHVKWTFQFTHHDLWDMDVGGQPSLIDIKTEAGVKQAVMASTKQGSIYVLDRATGQPVVPIHEVAVPQGAVAGDRTSPTQPKSELNFMPPPLKERDMWGVTPFDQMLCRIDFKSMRYDGPFTPPSLQGSIVYPGNFGVFDWGGISVDPVRQIAFVNPSYMAFKSKLIPAAEIAKQGPRVSETEGVQPNKGAPYGVILEALLSPMGLPCQAPAWGYVAAVDLTTHKTIWMHKNGTVRDSSPVPVPLTMGVPSLGGTFTTAGGVAFLSGTLDQYLRAYDVKNGKQLWEGRLPAGAQTTPMTYTGKDGKQYVLVMAGGHGSLGTKQGDYVMAFKLPE; via the coding sequence ATGAGCACTGATGGTGCTTCGAGCCCAAGCCGCCTGCTGCCTAGGCTGCTCGGCGTCTTGCTGCTGATCATGGGCCTGGCCCTGCTGGCCGGCGGTATCAAGCTGACTACGCTCGGCGGGTCGCTGTACTACCTGTTGGCCGGTATCGGTATTACCCTCACCGGCGTTCTGCTGCTGGCCACCCGCCGCGCGGCGCTGGGCCTGTACGCACTGGTGCTGTTTGCCAGCACCGTGTGGGCATTGTGGGAAGTCGGCCTGGATTGGTGGCAACTGGTACCGCGCCTGGCGCTGCTGTTCGCCCTGGGCATCGTCATGCTGCTGCCGTGGGTTCGCCGTCCGTTGCTGCGCGGCCAGCCTGCGCCACTGGGCACCGGCGCGCTGAGCGTGGCCGTGGTGCTGGCCGGTGCGACCGCCCTGGCCAGCCAATTCACCAACCCCGGTGAAATGGTCAAGACCGGCGAACTGGACCGTGACGCCGTGCCGGGCATGGCCAGCGCTGCGCCGGCCCAGGCCGATGGTGACTGGAATTCCTACGGCCGTTCGGCCTTTGGTGATCGCTACTCGCCGCTGGCGCAGATCACTCCGGAGAACGCGCACAAACTGGTGCCGGCGTGGACCTACCGCACCGGCGACATCCCAGGCCCTAACGATCCAGGCGAGACCACCGCGGAAAACACCCCGCTGAAAGTCAACGGCATGCTCTACGTGTGCACACCGCACAGCCAAGTGATCGCGCTAGATCCGGACACCGGCAAGGAAATCTGGCGCTTCGATCCGAAGATCAGCAGCCAGGGTGCCGAGAACTTCAAAGGCTGGGCGCACATGACCTGCCGTGGCGTGTCGTATCACGATGACGCCGCCTATGCCTCCGAACAGAGCCCGACCGGCAGCGCCAGCCCGGCCGCCGCGCCGAATGCCTGCCCGAAACGCATCTTCGTACCGACCGCCGATACCCGCCTGATCGCCCTGAACGCCGACACCGGCAAAATGTGCGAAGACTTCGGCGACAAAGGCCAGGTCGACCTGCGTGCCAATATCGGTAGCTTCGCCCCAGGCGGTTACTACTCCACTTCGCCACCGGCCGTGACCAAAAACCTGGTGGTCATCGGTGGTCATGTGACCGACAACGTTTCCGTCGACGAGCCAAGCGGTGTGATCCGCGCGTTCGACGTGCACACCGGCAAGCTGGTGTGGAACTGGGACAGCGGCAACCCGGACGACACCACCCCGTTGGCCGAGGGCAAGACCTACACCCGTAACTCGCCGAACATGTGGTCCATGTTCGCCGTGGACGAAAAACTCGGCATGCTCTACCTGCCGATGGGCAACCAGATGCCCGACCAGTATGGCGGCGACCGTACCGATGATTCCGAGAAGTACGCTGCGGGCCTGACCGCGCTGGACATCGACACCGGTCACGTGAAGTGGACCTTCCAGTTCACCCACCATGACCTGTGGGACATGGACGTCGGCGGCCAGCCTTCGCTGATCGACATCAAGACCGAAGCCGGCGTGAAGCAGGCGGTGATGGCGTCGACCAAGCAGGGCAGCATCTATGTGCTGGACCGTGCAACCGGCCAGCCGGTGGTGCCGATCCACGAAGTGGCTGTGCCGCAAGGCGCAGTGGCGGGCGACCGTACCTCCCCGACCCAGCCGAAGTCCGAGCTGAACTTTATGCCACCGCCGCTCAAAGAGCGTGACATGTGGGGCGTGACGCCATTCGACCAGATGCTGTGCCGTATCGATTTCAAATCCATGCGCTATGACGGTCCGTTCACCCCGCCGTCGCTGCAGGGTTCGATCGTGTACCCAGGTAACTTCGGCGTGTTCGACTGGGGTGGCATTTCCGTCGACCCGGTACGTCAGATCGCGTTCGTAAACCCGAGCTACATGGCGTTCAAATCCAAACTGATCCCGGCCGCCGAGATCGCCAAGCAAGGCCCGCGCGTCAGCGAAACCGAAGGCGTGCAACCGAACAAAGGCGCGCCGTACGGTGTGATCCTCGAAGCTTTGCTGTCGCCGATGGGCTTGCCTTGCCAGGCGCCGGCGTGGGGTTATGTGGCGGCGGTCGACCTGACCACCCACAAAACCATCTGGATGCACAAAAACGGCACCGTGCGTGACAGCTCGCCGGTTCCAGTGCCGCTGACCATGGGCGTACCGAGCCTGGGCGGCACCTTCACCACCGCCGGTGGTGTGGCGTTCCTCAGCGGCACCCTGGACCAGTACCTGCGTGCCTATGACGTGAAAAACGGCAAGCAACTGTGGGAAGGCCGCCTGCCAGCCGGCGCCCAGACCACCCCGATGACCTACACCGGCAAGGACGGCAAGCAATACGTGCTGGTCATGGCCGGCGGTCACGGCTCCCTGGGCACCAAGCAGGGTGATTATGTGATGGCGTTCAAACTGCCGGAATAA
- a CDS encoding group I truncated hemoglobin yields the protein MRVLPVLLLALLSACAQQPPKDDSLYRDLGAMPGITRIVEGMLLNIARDDRIVERFRRIDIQRLRNKLIEQFCVEAGGPCTYTGDSMAESHKGQNVSRSDFNALVEDLIKAMDSEGIPVPTQNRLLARLAPMRGEVIEH from the coding sequence ATGCGTGTATTACCCGTGCTGCTGCTGGCGCTGCTCAGCGCCTGCGCCCAGCAACCGCCCAAGGACGACAGCCTCTACCGCGACCTCGGTGCCATGCCCGGCATCACTCGCATCGTCGAAGGCATGCTGCTCAACATCGCCCGCGACGACCGCATCGTCGAGCGCTTCCGGCGTATCGACATCCAGCGCCTGCGCAACAAACTGATCGAACAGTTCTGCGTCGAAGCCGGCGGCCCATGCACCTACACCGGCGACAGCATGGCCGAGAGCCACAAAGGCCAGAACGTCAGCCGCAGTGACTTCAACGCATTGGTGGAGGATCTGATCAAAGCGATGGACAGCGAAGGGATCCCAGTGCCCACACAAAACCGCCTGCTCGCTCGCCTGGCGCCCATGCGCGGCGAAGTGATCGAGCACTGA
- a CDS encoding DUF3034 family protein, with protein MASLSLPAALADNGRLIATGGASSLEGAAGGGITPWAVLSGYGEQHEWGATAFATTVNLPDYRLDVAGLALAYDNRVEVSFARQRFDLGTLVHKLNLPDDHLGQDVLGIKVRLFGDVIYDRLPQVSLGLQYKHQNTFDIPRLVGAKRDSDVEGYLAASRLFMGAAFGYNVLVNGGLRYSRANETGLLGFGGDRRDRRSLLKEGSVALLFNPRWALGVEYREKPDNLSFAGESDWADVFLAYFPSKQVSFVLAYARLGEIATLDNQNGTYLSVQGSF; from the coding sequence ATGGCCAGCCTGAGCCTGCCCGCCGCCCTGGCCGATAACGGTCGCCTGATCGCCACCGGCGGCGCCAGCAGCCTGGAGGGCGCTGCGGGCGGCGGCATCACGCCGTGGGCGGTGCTCAGCGGTTATGGCGAACAACACGAGTGGGGCGCGACGGCGTTCGCCACCACGGTCAATCTGCCTGATTATCGGCTCGATGTCGCCGGGTTGGCGCTGGCCTACGACAACCGCGTGGAAGTCTCCTTCGCTCGGCAACGTTTTGACCTGGGCACCTTGGTGCATAAGCTGAACCTGCCCGACGACCACCTCGGCCAGGATGTGCTGGGGATAAAAGTGCGGCTGTTCGGCGATGTGATCTACGACCGCTTGCCCCAGGTTTCACTGGGCCTGCAATACAAGCATCAGAATACGTTCGATATTCCGCGCCTGGTCGGCGCCAAGCGTGACAGCGACGTGGAAGGCTACCTGGCCGCCAGCCGTCTGTTCATGGGCGCAGCCTTTGGCTACAACGTGCTGGTCAACGGCGGCCTGCGCTACAGCCGCGCCAATGAAACCGGCCTGCTCGGCTTCGGTGGCGACCGCCGCGACCGTCGCAGCCTGCTCAAGGAGGGCTCGGTGGCGCTGTTGTTCAACCCACGCTGGGCATTGGGCGTGGAGTACCGCGAGAAACCCGACAACCTGTCGTTCGCCGGTGAAAGCGACTGGGCGGATGTGTTTCTGGCTTACTTCCCCAGCAAGCAGGTGTCGTTTGTCCTGGCCTATGCCCGCCTTGGCGAGATCGCCACGTTGGATAACCAGAACGGCACCTACCTGTCCGTCCAGGGGAGTTTCTGA
- a CDS encoding putative bifunctional diguanylate cyclase/phosphodiesterase, translated as MKLRSSYQARVATVLILLLLVVIGALYFSVKVATRQAVQGQASAQLEVGTRVFERLLDVRGRRLADGVQLLAADFGFRDAVASGDSATMRSVLLNHGKRINASDMILLGMDGTVLASTVDEVAEGSSFRYDQALREMRRQRQAALLIVPLQGTPHLLVEAPVLAPLPIARVVMGFSMDTAFADELRSLSNLEVSFLAIDRQQPGTLVSTQPQVLRDSIVSLMLGPSRHEGVSTTEHLEHRFLSQSLVLATNADSQVLALLQSPLDSAMQAFVPLDEKILAIALVALAASLIGALLLARGVSRPVQTLAQAAERIGQGNYQTPVTLTRSDELGRLALALNAMQSGIAERERQLAHNALHDRLTGLPNRALAVERLGSAIAMQRPMALICLGIDNLRAASETAGPEAVDALLLNVSRRLQAALRPRDTLAHLMADEFLLLLDGAGRDEAVGLADKLQQLLLRPQRIGDHDLALDCRLGIAAYPADGDTAHSLLERAAIAMKDAAQMPGRLQVYEPGRDLAHRRQITLIRDLRHAPGQGQLLLHYQPKLDIRQGHVRQAEALLRWQHPQFGMVSPAEFIPLAERSGSVQLLTQWVIEEGIRQLCEWNRRGLYLQLSLNISAEDLLGDELAHRVSTLLRRYGLPAEQLVFEITESAVMREPEKALKVLHLLRDCGISLSVDDFGTGYSSLAHLKRLPVQELKIDQSFVRNLDETSEDAVIVRSTIEMSHNLGLKVVAEGVEYAHSLRLLERWQCDTAQGYLISRPLSADAFEAWVALPLSAQTSQVH; from the coding sequence GTGAAACTGCGCAGTAGTTACCAGGCGCGGGTCGCCACGGTCCTGATCCTGCTGCTGCTGGTGGTGATCGGTGCGTTGTATTTCAGCGTCAAGGTCGCCACCCGCCAGGCTGTCCAGGGCCAGGCATCGGCACAGTTGGAGGTGGGGACGCGGGTGTTCGAGCGTTTGCTGGATGTACGCGGCCGGCGCCTGGCCGACGGTGTGCAATTGCTGGCCGCCGACTTCGGCTTTCGCGATGCCGTGGCCAGTGGCGATTCGGCGACGATGCGCTCGGTGCTGCTCAACCACGGCAAACGCATCAATGCCAGCGACATGATCCTGCTGGGCATGGACGGCACAGTCCTGGCCAGCACCGTCGACGAAGTCGCCGAGGGTTCCAGTTTTCGCTATGACCAGGCGTTGCGCGAAATGCGCCGCCAGCGCCAGGCCGCGCTGTTGATCGTGCCATTGCAGGGCACCCCGCACCTGCTGGTGGAAGCGCCGGTGCTGGCGCCGTTGCCGATCGCACGGGTGGTGATGGGCTTCAGCATGGACACGGCATTCGCCGATGAATTGCGCTCGTTGAGCAACCTGGAGGTGTCGTTCCTGGCCATCGACCGCCAGCAGCCCGGAACGCTGGTCAGCACCCAACCCCAGGTGCTGCGCGACAGTATCGTCAGCCTGATGCTCGGGCCATCCAGGCATGAGGGTGTGTCCACCACCGAGCACCTCGAACACCGTTTTCTCAGCCAATCGCTGGTATTGGCCACCAATGCCGACAGTCAGGTGCTGGCGTTGCTGCAAAGCCCACTGGATTCGGCGATGCAAGCCTTTGTGCCGCTGGACGAAAAGATCCTCGCCATCGCCCTGGTCGCGCTGGCGGCGTCGTTGATCGGCGCCTTGCTGCTGGCGCGTGGTGTATCGCGGCCGGTGCAGACACTGGCCCAGGCGGCCGAGCGCATCGGGCAGGGCAACTACCAGACCCCGGTGACCCTGACCCGCAGCGATGAACTGGGTCGCCTGGCCCTGGCGCTCAATGCGATGCAAAGCGGCATCGCCGAGCGCGAGCGGCAACTGGCCCACAATGCGCTGCATGACCGGCTCACCGGGTTGCCCAACCGCGCGCTGGCCGTGGAGCGCCTGGGCAGTGCGATTGCCATGCAGCGGCCAATGGCGTTGATTTGCCTGGGCATCGACAACCTGCGCGCCGCCAGCGAAACCGCCGGGCCGGAGGCCGTCGACGCGCTGCTGCTCAACGTCAGCCGGCGCCTGCAGGCCGCGTTGCGTCCGCGCGATACGCTGGCGCACCTGATGGCCGACGAGTTTTTACTGCTGCTCGATGGCGCGGGCCGCGACGAAGCGGTAGGCCTGGCCGACAAGCTCCAGCAACTGCTGTTGCGTCCGCAACGTATCGGCGACCACGACCTGGCACTCGACTGCCGCCTGGGCATTGCGGCGTATCCGGCCGATGGCGACACCGCCCACAGCCTGCTTGAGCGCGCGGCGATCGCCATGAAGGATGCCGCGCAGATGCCCGGTCGCCTGCAGGTGTACGAACCGGGGCGCGACCTCGCCCATCGTCGTCAGATCACCCTGATCCGCGACCTGCGCCATGCGCCCGGCCAGGGGCAACTGCTGCTGCATTACCAGCCCAAACTGGATATTCGCCAGGGCCACGTGCGCCAGGCTGAAGCCCTGTTGCGCTGGCAGCATCCGCAGTTCGGTATGGTCTCGCCGGCGGAATTCATTCCCTTGGCCGAGCGCTCGGGCAGCGTTCAGTTGCTGACCCAGTGGGTTATCGAGGAGGGTATCCGCCAGTTGTGCGAATGGAACCGACGCGGCTTGTACCTGCAACTGTCGCTGAACATCTCGGCCGAGGACTTGCTCGGCGATGAGCTGGCCCACCGCGTCTCGACGCTGCTGCGGCGCTATGGCCTGCCGGCCGAACAACTGGTGTTCGAAATCACCGAGAGTGCGGTGATGCGCGAGCCGGAAAAGGCCCTGAAGGTGCTGCACCTGCTGCGTGATTGTGGCATCAGCCTGTCGGTGGATGACTTTGGCACCGGCTATTCGTCACTGGCCCACCTCAAGCGCCTGCCGGTGCAGGAACTGAAGATCGACCAGTCGTTCGTGCGCAACCTGGATGAAACCAGTGAAGACGCGGTGATCGTGCGCTCGACCATCGAGATGAGCCACAACCTGGGCCTCAAGGTGGTCGCCGAAGGCGTCGAATACGCCCACAGCCTGCGCCTGCTGGAGCGCTGGCAGTGCGATACGGCGCAGGGCTACCTGATCAGTCGGCCCTTGAGCGCCGACGCTTTCGAAGCCTGGGTGGCCTTGCCTCTCAGTGCGCAAACTTCGCAGGTGCATTGA